A stretch of the Rhizobium sp. CCGE531 genome encodes the following:
- a CDS encoding ABC transporter substrate-binding protein, with translation MKVLSLFYIAGVTASLVAGPVAAQDAKSTSIVDDRGVTVQLAANPKRIASVSYLAADVALALGIKPTAVTYMTGGRDPDFLLGLTRDAAQIGQRAKPNLELLSQAKPDVIIAMKRYTVGNAAQFEKIAPYIAYNMELLSESYQEVADLSKLFGKPERGEELNAEFKQHLADFNQKAPKNVHPRFVIMWGGDTPFAFHTENTAASIVTALGGDNIVGPMAKSGRFGEELSLETMLEKDPEVIFVYDSGPDRPHENNPIWQQLSAVKNHRVYYVGDHWVETNGPIGREIVLREAAHYLYPDTVPAVDVRKEAAKLIPASLQN, from the coding sequence ATGAAAGTTTTGAGCCTATTTTATATTGCAGGTGTTACGGCGTCGTTAGTAGCAGGACCAGTTGCTGCTCAGGATGCAAAATCCACGTCAATCGTTGATGATAGAGGGGTGACGGTTCAGCTTGCGGCTAATCCGAAACGGATTGCATCTGTTTCCTATCTTGCCGCCGATGTGGCCCTAGCCCTTGGCATAAAGCCGACCGCTGTGACCTACATGACAGGTGGACGAGACCCCGACTTCCTGCTTGGCCTGACGAGGGACGCGGCACAGATCGGACAACGCGCCAAGCCCAATCTTGAGCTGCTGTCGCAGGCCAAGCCCGACGTGATCATCGCCATGAAGCGCTATACCGTCGGCAATGCCGCGCAATTCGAGAAGATTGCGCCTTATATCGCCTACAATATGGAGTTGCTGAGCGAGAGCTATCAGGAAGTTGCCGATCTTTCGAAGCTGTTCGGCAAGCCGGAGCGCGGTGAAGAGCTCAATGCAGAATTCAAACAACATCTTGCGGATTTCAACCAGAAGGCTCCGAAGAACGTCCATCCACGTTTTGTAATCATGTGGGGCGGAGACACGCCCTTCGCTTTCCATACGGAAAATACCGCCGCATCCATTGTTACAGCACTTGGTGGCGACAACATCGTAGGCCCAATGGCTAAGAGTGGCCGATTTGGCGAGGAACTCAGCCTCGAAACGATGTTAGAGAAGGATCCGGAAGTCATTTTCGTCTACGACAGCGGCCCGGATCGCCCGCATGAGAACAATCCGATCTGGCAGCAGCTCTCCGCGGTCAAGAACCATCGCGTCTACTACGTCGGCGATCACTGGGTGGAAACCAATGGTCCGATTGGCCGCGAGATCGTCCTGCGTGAAGCCGCGCACTATCTGTATCCCGACACTGTTCCGGCTGTCGATGTGCGCAAGGAGGCCGCCAAGCTCATTCCGGCAAGCCTGCAGAATTGA